One Archocentrus centrarchus isolate MPI-CPG fArcCen1 chromosome 14, fArcCen1, whole genome shotgun sequence DNA window includes the following coding sequences:
- the wdr44 gene encoding WD repeat-containing protein 44 isoform X2 has translation MASDTSDTEEFYDAPEDPNFTPSPQVSPAKFVIPSPQPLHSSVNAAQDLSCATSETQQDDSLQIIDSIIEESQKGTVGDVAELLDQLHVDVAAEPKEQNNAEGVPGELAVPAVEPQLVERPEEQTQSGVVSNGECSLPVPDPTDLPGPSAGSEEHVQPPDITSTIGQSQPGVSVVVSDGGQEQRPADILDQVPLTDRPTNSDSSRSMKPQQFTVEPDIVASTKKPPPSRPPPPSGGPPARPPPPSRQKLPLKKSQECPRPSGLEVSAVSAVSSDSLEPSGLLSPGSTVRSLTKELQHSLDLASATSGDKENEDEQPSSQSGGQTPGPQRPRSNSGRELTDEEILASVMIKNLDTGEEIPLIQAEEKLPAGINPLTLHIMRRTKEYITNDAAQSDDDEKPQTTMADTDGGKLKQKTTQLKKFLGKSVKKAKHLAEEYGEKAVNKVKSVRDEVFHTDQDDPSSSDDEGMPYTRPAKFKAAHSFKGPFDFDQIKVVQDLSGEHMGAVWTMKFSHCGRLLATAGQDNVVRIWVLKTAFDYFNNMRLKYNTEGRVSPSPSQESLCSSKSDTDTGASCIPEDPDTEDRNAPFRQVPFCKYKGHTADLLDLSWSKNFFLLSSSMDKTVRLWHISRRECLCCFQHIDFVTAIAFHPRDDRYFLSGSLDGKLRLWNIPDKKVALWNEVDGQTRLITAANFCQNGKYAVIGTYDGRCIFYDTERLKYHTQIHVRSTRGRNKVGRKITGIEPLPGENKILVTSNDSRIRLYDLRDLSLSMKYKGYVNSSSQIKASFSHNYSFIVSGSEDKYIYIWSTYHDQSKFTSVRRDRNDFWEGIKAHNAVVTSAIFAPHPGLIVPQETGAEKPEAECKSLDSTDSETIPSGALKTDHTEVLLSADFTGAIKVFINVKKY, from the exons ATGGCGTCAGATACGAGTGACACGGAGGAATTTTATGATGCTCCAGAGGACCCTAATTTTACTCCATCTCCACAAGT gTCTCCTGCAAAGTTTGTCATTCCTTCACCTCAG CCTTTGCACAGTTCAGTAAACGCTGCACAAGATTTGAGCTGTGCCACATCTGAGACTCAGCAAGATGATTCTTTACAG ATCATTGACAGCATCATAGAAGAGAGTCAAAAGGGAACTGTAGGTGATGTGGCTGAGCTGTTAGATCAGCTTCATGTTGATGTAGCAGCAGAGCCAAAGGAGCAGAATAATGCTGAGGGAGTACCTGGGGAGCTGGCTGTGCCAGCTGTTGAACCCCAGCTTGTCGAGAGGCCGGAGGAACAAACGCAGAGTGGTGTTGTATCAAATGGCGAGTGCTCTTTACCTGTTCCTGACCCCACAGATCTCCCAGGGCCATCAGCTGGATCAGAAGAACATGTTCAGCCTCCAGACATCACCAGCACCATAGGACAGAGTCAGCCTGGCGTGTCTGTTGTGGTTTCAGATGGTGGTCAGGAGCAGAGACCGGCAGACATCTTAGACCAGGTTCCCTTGACAGATAGACCAACTAACTCGGACTCCTCTAGGTCTATGAAACCTCAGCAGTTCACAGTGGAGCCAGACATTGTAGCTAGCACAAAGAAGCCTCCTCCCTCACGCCCACCCCCTCCGAGCGGGGGTCCTCCAGCGAGACCTCCGCCACCATCTCGGCAGAAATTACCCTTAAAGAAGTCACAGGAGTGTCCTAGGCCAAGTGGACTGGAAG TGTCTGCTGTCAGTGCAGTCAGCAGTGATTCTCTGGAGCCGTCTGGCCTCCTGTCTCCTGGCAGCACTGTGAGGAGTCTAACCAAAGAGCTACAACATTCCTTGGATCTGGCCAGTGCTACCAGTGGGGACAAG GAAAATGAAGATGAACAGCCCTCATCTCAGAGTGGAGGACAAACCCCAGGCCCTCAGCGCCCACGGTCGAACTCTGGCAGAGAACTGACAGATGAA GAAATCTTGGCCAGTGTGATGATCAAGAATTTAGACACTGGGGAAGAGATTCCTCTAATTCAGGCGGAAGAGAAACTTCCTGCTGGGATCAACCCCCTCACTCTGCACATCATGAGGAGGACCAAAGAGTACATTAC GAACGATGCAGCACAGTCAGATGATGATGAGAAGCCTCAGACTACAATGGCAGACACAGATGGCGGaaaactaaaacagaaaac CACCCAGTTAAAAAAATTCCTCGGCAAGTCCGTGAAGAAGGCCAAGCATCTGGCTGAGGAGTATGGAGAGAAAGCAGTCAACAAAGTGAAAAGTGTGCGTGATGaag TCTTCCATACAGATCAGGATGATCCATCATCGAGCGACGATGAGGGCATGCCTTACACCAGGCCTGCCAAGTTCAAGGCAGCACATAGCTTCAAAGGTCCCTTTGACTTTGATCAGATTAAGGTTGTACAGGACCTCAGTGGAGAACACATG ggggCTGTTTGGACAATGAAGTTTTCTCACTGCGGGAGGCTGCTGGCAACTGCTGGCCAAGATAATGTGGTTCGCATTTGGGTCCTGAAAACAgcatttgattattttaataacatGAGATTAAAGTACAACACTGAAG GTCGAGTGTCACCTTCTCCTTCTCAGGAAAGTTTATGTTCTTCTAAATCTGACACTGATACTGGG gcAAGTTGTATTCCAGAGGACCCAGACACAGAAGATAGAAATGCCCCTTTCCGTCAGGTCCCTTTCTGCAAGTACAAGGgtcacacagctgatctgttgGACTTGTCCTGGTCAAAG aattttttcctgctctcctcttccATGGATAAAACAGTCAGGTTATGGCACATATCCAGACGAGAGTGTctctgctgctttcagcacattGATTTTGTCACAGCTATCGCTTTCCATCCCAGG GACGACAGGTACTTTTTAAGTGGCTCTCTAGATGGAAAACTACGGCTCTGGAACATTCCAGACAAGAAGGTGGCTCTGTGGAATGAGGTGGATGGTCAAACCCGGCTCATCACTGCTGCCAACTTCTGCCAAAATGGGAAATACGCAGTGATTGGCACCTATGATGGCCGTTGCATCTTCTATGACACAGAG cgtcTGAAATACCACACTCAAATTCATGTGCGGTCCACCAGAGGAAGGAACAAAGTAGGACGCAAGATCACCGGCATTGAACCACTGCCTGGAGAAAATAAG ATTTTGGTGACTTCAAATGATTCCCGCATTCGCCTTTATGACCTGAGAGACTTGTCTTTATCAATGAAGTACAAGGGTTATGTCAACAGTAGCAGCCAGATTAAGGCCAGCTTCAG TCACAACTACTCCTTCATAGTAAGTGGCTCAGAGGACAAGTACATATACATCTGGAGCACTTACCATGACCAGAGCAAATTCACATCTGTACGGCGAGACCGCAATGACTTCTGGGAAGGGATTAAAG
- the wdr44 gene encoding WD repeat-containing protein 44 isoform X1: MASDTSDTEEFYDAPEDPNFTPSPQVSPAKFVIPSPQPLHSSVNAAQDLSCATSETQQDDSLQIIDSIIEESQKGTVGDVAELLDQLHVDVAAEPKEQNNAEGVPGELAVPAVEPQLVERPEEQTQSGVVSNGECSLPVPDPTDLPGPSAGSEEHVQPPDITSTIGQSQPGVSVVVSDGGQEQRPADILDQVPLTDRPTNSDSSRSMKPQQFTVEPDIVASTKKPPPSRPPPPSGGPPARPPPPSRQKLPLKKSQECPRPSGLEVSAVSAVSSDSLEPSGLLSPGSTVRSLTKELQHSLDLASATSGDKVVTAQENEDEQPSSQSGGQTPGPQRPRSNSGRELTDEEILASVMIKNLDTGEEIPLIQAEEKLPAGINPLTLHIMRRTKEYITNDAAQSDDDEKPQTTMADTDGGKLKQKTTQLKKFLGKSVKKAKHLAEEYGEKAVNKVKSVRDEVFHTDQDDPSSSDDEGMPYTRPAKFKAAHSFKGPFDFDQIKVVQDLSGEHMGAVWTMKFSHCGRLLATAGQDNVVRIWVLKTAFDYFNNMRLKYNTEGRVSPSPSQESLCSSKSDTDTGASCIPEDPDTEDRNAPFRQVPFCKYKGHTADLLDLSWSKNFFLLSSSMDKTVRLWHISRRECLCCFQHIDFVTAIAFHPRDDRYFLSGSLDGKLRLWNIPDKKVALWNEVDGQTRLITAANFCQNGKYAVIGTYDGRCIFYDTERLKYHTQIHVRSTRGRNKVGRKITGIEPLPGENKILVTSNDSRIRLYDLRDLSLSMKYKGYVNSSSQIKASFSHNYSFIVSGSEDKYIYIWSTYHDQSKFTSVRRDRNDFWEGIKAHNAVVTSAIFAPHPGLIVPQETGAEKPEAECKSLDSTDSETIPSGALKTDHTEVLLSADFTGAIKVFINVKKY; encoded by the exons ATGGCGTCAGATACGAGTGACACGGAGGAATTTTATGATGCTCCAGAGGACCCTAATTTTACTCCATCTCCACAAGT gTCTCCTGCAAAGTTTGTCATTCCTTCACCTCAG CCTTTGCACAGTTCAGTAAACGCTGCACAAGATTTGAGCTGTGCCACATCTGAGACTCAGCAAGATGATTCTTTACAG ATCATTGACAGCATCATAGAAGAGAGTCAAAAGGGAACTGTAGGTGATGTGGCTGAGCTGTTAGATCAGCTTCATGTTGATGTAGCAGCAGAGCCAAAGGAGCAGAATAATGCTGAGGGAGTACCTGGGGAGCTGGCTGTGCCAGCTGTTGAACCCCAGCTTGTCGAGAGGCCGGAGGAACAAACGCAGAGTGGTGTTGTATCAAATGGCGAGTGCTCTTTACCTGTTCCTGACCCCACAGATCTCCCAGGGCCATCAGCTGGATCAGAAGAACATGTTCAGCCTCCAGACATCACCAGCACCATAGGACAGAGTCAGCCTGGCGTGTCTGTTGTGGTTTCAGATGGTGGTCAGGAGCAGAGACCGGCAGACATCTTAGACCAGGTTCCCTTGACAGATAGACCAACTAACTCGGACTCCTCTAGGTCTATGAAACCTCAGCAGTTCACAGTGGAGCCAGACATTGTAGCTAGCACAAAGAAGCCTCCTCCCTCACGCCCACCCCCTCCGAGCGGGGGTCCTCCAGCGAGACCTCCGCCACCATCTCGGCAGAAATTACCCTTAAAGAAGTCACAGGAGTGTCCTAGGCCAAGTGGACTGGAAG TGTCTGCTGTCAGTGCAGTCAGCAGTGATTCTCTGGAGCCGTCTGGCCTCCTGTCTCCTGGCAGCACTGTGAGGAGTCTAACCAAAGAGCTACAACATTCCTTGGATCTGGCCAGTGCTACCAGTGGGGACAAGGTGGTGACAGCACAG GAAAATGAAGATGAACAGCCCTCATCTCAGAGTGGAGGACAAACCCCAGGCCCTCAGCGCCCACGGTCGAACTCTGGCAGAGAACTGACAGATGAA GAAATCTTGGCCAGTGTGATGATCAAGAATTTAGACACTGGGGAAGAGATTCCTCTAATTCAGGCGGAAGAGAAACTTCCTGCTGGGATCAACCCCCTCACTCTGCACATCATGAGGAGGACCAAAGAGTACATTAC GAACGATGCAGCACAGTCAGATGATGATGAGAAGCCTCAGACTACAATGGCAGACACAGATGGCGGaaaactaaaacagaaaac CACCCAGTTAAAAAAATTCCTCGGCAAGTCCGTGAAGAAGGCCAAGCATCTGGCTGAGGAGTATGGAGAGAAAGCAGTCAACAAAGTGAAAAGTGTGCGTGATGaag TCTTCCATACAGATCAGGATGATCCATCATCGAGCGACGATGAGGGCATGCCTTACACCAGGCCTGCCAAGTTCAAGGCAGCACATAGCTTCAAAGGTCCCTTTGACTTTGATCAGATTAAGGTTGTACAGGACCTCAGTGGAGAACACATG ggggCTGTTTGGACAATGAAGTTTTCTCACTGCGGGAGGCTGCTGGCAACTGCTGGCCAAGATAATGTGGTTCGCATTTGGGTCCTGAAAACAgcatttgattattttaataacatGAGATTAAAGTACAACACTGAAG GTCGAGTGTCACCTTCTCCTTCTCAGGAAAGTTTATGTTCTTCTAAATCTGACACTGATACTGGG gcAAGTTGTATTCCAGAGGACCCAGACACAGAAGATAGAAATGCCCCTTTCCGTCAGGTCCCTTTCTGCAAGTACAAGGgtcacacagctgatctgttgGACTTGTCCTGGTCAAAG aattttttcctgctctcctcttccATGGATAAAACAGTCAGGTTATGGCACATATCCAGACGAGAGTGTctctgctgctttcagcacattGATTTTGTCACAGCTATCGCTTTCCATCCCAGG GACGACAGGTACTTTTTAAGTGGCTCTCTAGATGGAAAACTACGGCTCTGGAACATTCCAGACAAGAAGGTGGCTCTGTGGAATGAGGTGGATGGTCAAACCCGGCTCATCACTGCTGCCAACTTCTGCCAAAATGGGAAATACGCAGTGATTGGCACCTATGATGGCCGTTGCATCTTCTATGACACAGAG cgtcTGAAATACCACACTCAAATTCATGTGCGGTCCACCAGAGGAAGGAACAAAGTAGGACGCAAGATCACCGGCATTGAACCACTGCCTGGAGAAAATAAG ATTTTGGTGACTTCAAATGATTCCCGCATTCGCCTTTATGACCTGAGAGACTTGTCTTTATCAATGAAGTACAAGGGTTATGTCAACAGTAGCAGCCAGATTAAGGCCAGCTTCAG TCACAACTACTCCTTCATAGTAAGTGGCTCAGAGGACAAGTACATATACATCTGGAGCACTTACCATGACCAGAGCAAATTCACATCTGTACGGCGAGACCGCAATGACTTCTGGGAAGGGATTAAAG